A genomic region of Brevibacillus sp. JNUCC-41 contains the following coding sequences:
- a CDS encoding sodium:solute symporter family protein yields the protein MNEALLVILFFLVLCIWLGLQARKGKNMSLEQWAIGGRGFGSFLLFFLIAGEMFTTYTFLGASGGAYRSGMPPALYAFNCFYFVIAYWLLPPIWRYAKKNKVISQSDFYDKKYNSPALGVLVAVISVISIIPYLIMQLKGLGIIVSEASYGSISPNVAIVVSVIAITIYVTASGMHGVAWTAVIKDIMILTVVVFMGIYFPLHYYGGLQPMFEAIDTAKQGFLIFPEQGLSISWFISATIMTALAFYMFPHMLAGVFSAKSPKSLRWNAGVMPIYQVIIIFSLFIGFSAILQVPNLQGAEADLALFKMAKMSFDPWFVGVIGASGAMAALIPSSLVLTATATILSKNVYKVWKPNTSDEQLQRLSRMLVPAISIVTLYFTFNGGESIFTLYLMAYSFMAQLFPALFFSLWKKNPVTVQGAFAGMIVGILIVIYTTTSGTTLATLFPSLPQVIQDLDVGLAVLLINITVTLGVSAVTRKPPIEMEEDNKLVSGMGKLVK from the coding sequence ATGAATGAAGCCCTGCTTGTTATCCTTTTCTTTTTGGTTCTGTGCATTTGGTTAGGGCTTCAAGCTCGAAAAGGTAAGAATATGAGTTTGGAACAATGGGCTATTGGCGGAAGGGGTTTCGGCAGCTTTTTGCTCTTCTTCTTGATAGCAGGTGAAATGTTTACGACATATACGTTTTTGGGGGCAAGCGGCGGAGCGTATAGATCAGGTATGCCTCCTGCCTTATACGCTTTCAATTGCTTCTATTTTGTAATCGCCTATTGGCTGTTGCCGCCTATTTGGAGATATGCCAAGAAAAATAAAGTCATATCTCAATCTGATTTTTATGATAAAAAGTACAATAGTCCGGCTTTAGGAGTTCTTGTAGCGGTAATTAGCGTCATATCAATTATTCCATATCTGATCATGCAGTTGAAAGGGTTAGGAATTATCGTATCGGAAGCCTCCTATGGGTCCATTTCGCCAAATGTGGCCATAGTTGTAAGTGTCATTGCGATCACAATTTATGTAACTGCTTCAGGGATGCATGGGGTAGCGTGGACCGCAGTCATTAAAGATATCATGATTCTGACTGTAGTCGTCTTCATGGGGATTTATTTTCCTCTTCATTATTACGGTGGTTTACAGCCGATGTTTGAAGCAATCGATACGGCTAAACAAGGTTTTTTGATTTTCCCGGAACAAGGTTTGAGTATCTCTTGGTTTATTTCAGCTACAATCATGACAGCACTGGCATTTTATATGTTTCCTCATATGTTGGCGGGAGTATTCTCTGCAAAAAGTCCAAAATCACTTCGTTGGAATGCCGGGGTTATGCCAATTTATCAAGTAATCATCATTTTTTCGTTATTTATTGGTTTTTCTGCGATTCTCCAAGTTCCGAATCTACAGGGGGCAGAAGCAGACTTAGCTTTATTTAAAATGGCGAAAATGTCATTTGATCCCTGGTTTGTTGGGGTTATTGGAGCATCAGGGGCGATGGCCGCCCTTATTCCCAGTTCACTCGTGTTGACGGCAACTGCCACGATACTTTCCAAAAATGTATATAAGGTGTGGAAGCCGAATACATCAGATGAACAGCTTCAAAGACTGAGCAGGATGTTAGTACCTGCCATTTCCATAGTGACTCTATATTTTACGTTTAATGGTGGGGAGTCGATTTTTACGTTGTATCTAATGGCATATAGCTTCATGGCACAGTTATTTCCCGCATTATTTTTTAGTTTGTGGAAAAAGAATCCTGTTACCGTCCAAGGAGCTTTTGCCGGAATGATTGTTGGAATTCTAATTGTCATATACACGACTACTTCAGGTACGACACTTGCTACTTTATTTCCATCCCTGCCGCAAGTCATACAAGATCTTGATGTAGGGTTAGCCGTATTACTCATCAACATTACAGTAACTTTGGGAGTGAGTGCCGTTACAAGAAAACCTCCTATTGAGATGGAAGAAGATAATAAACTTGTTTCTGGAATGGGGAAACTTGTTAAATGA
- a CDS encoding DUF3311 domain-containing protein has product MIYVISAIPALGSLVVINRIEPYVLGMPFVLFWAILWVCLTSVFLIIANKLDPATEEEED; this is encoded by the coding sequence ATGATCTATGTGATAAGTGCAATACCGGCACTTGGCTCGCTTGTGGTGATCAATCGGATTGAACCTTATGTTTTAGGGATGCCATTTGTTCTTTTTTGGGCCATATTATGGGTTTGTCTTACATCAGTGTTTTTAATAATTGCCAATAAACTTGATCCGGCAACCGAGGAGGAAGAAGACTGA
- a CDS encoding hydroxyacid dehydrogenase: MYIPQDIEKEGKSYLVEKGYKIKVGSDLSQEILMEEIKGCDAVLTRSTAVINKEVIQAAENLKVIAKYGVGLDNIDIETATERGIYVTNTPEANANSVAEHVMALILSLSKNLSLADKELRSGNFAIRNQLFGMDLEGKTLGIIGLGRIGKILAKKAYQGFDMKVIGYDPYVAAKTNSELEIVTDLEWLFRNSDVITLHLPLTKTTKGIIGSREFSWMKPSSYFVNASRGGVVRESDLVNALQAGQIAGAGIDVFEVEPPDKGNPLFKLDNVIVSPHNAALTKEGSIRMAIHAAMQVEQVLTGMQPNWAVNEPLTKGLSM, translated from the coding sequence GTGTATATTCCTCAAGATATTGAGAAAGAGGGGAAAAGTTATTTAGTAGAAAAAGGCTATAAGATTAAAGTAGGGTCTGATCTGTCGCAAGAAATTCTTATGGAAGAAATCAAGGGTTGTGATGCAGTACTAACGAGATCAACGGCTGTAATAAATAAAGAAGTCATTCAAGCAGCTGAAAACCTCAAAGTGATTGCCAAGTATGGTGTGGGCTTGGACAATATTGATATCGAAACTGCTACAGAGCGTGGCATTTATGTAACAAATACCCCAGAGGCAAATGCGAATTCTGTAGCTGAACATGTAATGGCATTAATTTTATCATTGTCCAAAAACTTAAGCTTGGCTGATAAAGAACTGCGCAGCGGGAATTTTGCTATTCGTAATCAACTTTTTGGCATGGACTTGGAAGGCAAGACTTTGGGGATTATCGGACTGGGGAGAATCGGTAAAATACTGGCAAAAAAGGCTTACCAAGGCTTTGATATGAAAGTGATTGGCTACGACCCGTATGTTGCAGCCAAAACGAATTCGGAGTTGGAGATAGTAACAGATTTAGAATGGTTATTCAGAAACTCTGATGTTATTACCCTGCATCTGCCGTTAACGAAAACAACAAAAGGGATAATAGGTAGCCGTGAGTTTTCCTGGATGAAACCTTCTTCTTATTTTGTAAACGCTTCCAGGGGCGGTGTGGTGAGGGAAAGTGATTTAGTAAATGCTTTGCAAGCGGGCCAGATTGCCGGTGCTGGAATAGACGTATTTGAAGTTGAGCCTCCTGATAAAGGGAATCCCCTTTTTAAATTGGATAATGTGATTGTCAGTCCTCATAATGCGGCATTGACGAAGGAAGGCTCGATACGCATGGCTATACATGCAGCAATGCAAGTGGAACAAGTCCTTACAGGCATGCAACCGAATTGGGCTGTAAATGAGCCCTTAACTAAAGGGCTGTCAATGTAA
- a CDS encoding sigma 54-interacting transcriptional regulator: MIKIKLVVPRKGYITDAFERFEEFNKLEESDNNDNGSVKFVLEEVVEDADKIGKLKLDADVIISRGLITKLLKESNEFIPIVDIPVQGIDLIRSLYDCKARFGSKKVAVIGALNMIYGVENLSDIVDLPIQSYILNDIESSVSLVDLAAREGCEVVLSGLSTCKYAEEIGLGAILVDTGKESFRQALIEAKRVALVSRREQEKTKRYQTILNYAYEGVIAIDLKGQISVFNTAAQEILSISKGSLIGNSIYDIIKPGRFRNMLLSDGEYEKDTVAYQTIQLSVKKVAIFLKGKKVGDMVAFQDVTRIQEMEGKFFRKLHSRGHVAKYTFDDILYRSPEIKRTIETAQRYSEVDSNILIIGETGTGKEIFAQSIHNHSNRKNNPFVAINCAALPENLLESELFGYAEGAFTGAMKGGKLGFFELAHRGTIFLDEIGEISPKMQSRLLRVLQEREIMRIGDDKVIPVDVRIVSATNKDLMQMVKGNDFREDLYYRLSVLDLVLPPLRERREDIPLLVNAFIQKGHSDQKQIKITDTAMKKLSEENWEGNIRQLQNFCERLCALYKDKLVDVYDIEMYFPNRSKKKIQLSKQDEEMDMSPGMHLSERERIVQMLIKVNFNKGKAAFELGMSRTTLWRKMKNLNIETD; the protein is encoded by the coding sequence TTGATAAAAATAAAACTCGTTGTTCCTCGAAAAGGGTATATTACGGATGCTTTTGAAAGATTTGAGGAATTCAACAAGTTGGAAGAATCGGACAACAATGATAACGGTTCAGTGAAGTTTGTTTTAGAGGAGGTGGTTGAGGATGCCGATAAGATTGGGAAGTTGAAGCTGGATGCTGATGTAATCATTTCAAGGGGATTGATCACGAAACTATTAAAAGAAAGCAATGAATTCATTCCAATCGTCGATATACCTGTCCAAGGGATTGACCTCATTCGTTCCCTATATGATTGCAAGGCACGTTTTGGCAGTAAAAAAGTGGCCGTTATAGGAGCGTTAAACATGATTTATGGGGTGGAAAACCTTTCGGATATTGTTGATTTGCCAATTCAGTCCTATATATTAAATGATATCGAGTCCTCAGTCAGTTTAGTGGATTTGGCAGCCAGAGAAGGTTGTGAGGTGGTGTTAAGTGGTTTAAGTACCTGTAAATATGCTGAAGAGATAGGGTTGGGAGCCATTCTGGTTGACACGGGAAAGGAATCATTTCGCCAGGCGTTGATTGAGGCGAAAAGAGTAGCTCTTGTCAGCAGAAGGGAACAGGAGAAGACCAAGCGTTACCAAACGATTCTTAATTATGCCTATGAAGGGGTTATTGCTATAGATTTAAAAGGGCAAATATCTGTATTTAATACGGCGGCTCAGGAGATATTATCGATTTCCAAGGGGAGCTTAATTGGAAATTCCATATACGATATAATAAAGCCCGGGAGATTTCGAAATATGCTTTTAAGCGACGGTGAATACGAAAAAGATACCGTTGCTTACCAAACGATTCAATTATCGGTAAAAAAAGTTGCGATATTTTTAAAGGGTAAAAAAGTGGGGGATATGGTAGCCTTTCAAGATGTTACCCGCATTCAAGAGATGGAAGGGAAGTTCTTCAGAAAACTTCATTCACGCGGACATGTGGCTAAGTACACATTTGATGATATATTGTATCGAAGTCCCGAAATTAAGAGGACGATTGAAACAGCTCAACGTTATAGTGAAGTAGATTCAAATATTCTTATAATTGGAGAAACTGGAACGGGCAAGGAAATATTCGCCCAAAGCATACATAATCATAGCAACCGGAAAAATAACCCGTTTGTAGCCATTAATTGCGCGGCGCTTCCCGAAAATCTATTGGAAAGTGAGCTTTTCGGATATGCAGAAGGAGCTTTCACGGGAGCCATGAAAGGCGGAAAGCTAGGATTTTTTGAACTGGCTCATAGAGGTACGATTTTTTTAGATGAAATAGGGGAAATCTCCCCAAAAATGCAAAGCCGGCTGCTACGTGTCCTCCAAGAGCGGGAAATCATGCGTATCGGTGATGATAAAGTAATTCCCGTTGATGTGAGAATTGTGTCTGCAACGAACAAAGACCTCATGCAAATGGTGAAAGGTAATGACTTTCGGGAGGATCTGTATTATCGCTTGAGTGTACTGGACCTTGTATTGCCTCCACTTAGGGAACGCAGAGAAGATATTCCGTTATTGGTGAATGCTTTTATTCAGAAAGGTCATTCGGATCAAAAACAAATTAAGATTACGGATACTGCCATGAAAAAGCTGAGCGAAGAGAATTGGGAAGGGAATATTCGCCAATTGCAAAATTTTTGTGAGCGATTATGCGCTCTTTATAAAGACAAGTTAGTTGATGTGTACGATATTGAAATGTATTTTCCCAATAGAAGTAAAAAGAAAATACAGCTATCGAAACAAGACGAAGAGATGGACATGTCCCCTGGGATGCATTTATCCGAACGTGAAAGAATTGTTCAAATGTTAATTAAGGTTAATTTTAATAAAGGAAAAGCTGCCTTTGAGTTAGGGATGAGTCGCACGACTTTATGGAGAAAGATGAAAAACTTGAATATTGAAACAGATTGA
- a CDS encoding general stress protein, translating into MDKRFIAIYENANEAISAVENLKTQGYTSNQISVVAKNIDQLPSEAEEVAPAKTDGLVAGAAAGGAVGLTGLLIGMSALAVPGIGPILAAGPIFATFGGAAAGAASGAGGLRKPLLDIGLEESEVDQYVEDIKAGKILVIADPF; encoded by the coding sequence ATGGACAAGAGGTTTATAGCAATATATGAAAATGCAAATGAAGCGATTTCAGCAGTAGAAAACTTAAAGACACAAGGATATACATCCAATCAAATATCAGTAGTGGCAAAAAACATTGATCAATTACCCAGTGAAGCCGAGGAAGTCGCCCCGGCAAAGACTGATGGATTAGTAGCTGGCGCAGCAGCCGGCGGAGCTGTCGGATTAACAGGCCTGCTTATTGGAATGAGTGCATTGGCCGTACCAGGAATTGGTCCGATATTGGCAGCAGGACCTATTTTCGCCACTTTTGGCGGAGCCGCTGCCGGGGCAGCATCGGGAGCAGGCGGATTGAGAAAGCCATTATTGGATATTGGACTGGAGGAATCCGAAGTCGATCAATATGTGGAGGATATCAAAGCAGGGAAAATCCTTGTCATCGCCGATCCTTTTTAA
- a CDS encoding glutamate-5-semialdehyde dehydrogenase — MSEVKAKGKAAKEASYQLIGLSTEQKNEALGNIAKQLIIDKDILMKENQKDLEEGRKKGFSESTLDRIMLNANRIDDMAEAIMLLIELNDPVGEQLETIEKENGLLIKKLRVPIGVIGMIYEARPNVTIDAATLSLKTGNAVILRGSSSAKNSNMALVSSIHKALENTEIPVEAVQLIEDTSRETAKELFHLNEYLDVLIPRGGKNLIETVIKESTVPVLETGAGNCHIFIDETADITIVEKIVLNGKTQRPSVCNAIEGLLIHEKWFEENGVRILELLDEKGIEIYGDEAVCSSFPRAKTATEEDWSTEYLALKISVKTVKGVFDAIEHINRYGTKHSEAILTRDEQNASAFLNKVDAAAVYHNASTRFTDGFEFGYGAEIGISTQKLHARGPMGLPALTSSKYFIYGQGQIRE, encoded by the coding sequence ATGAGTGAAGTGAAGGCGAAAGGAAAGGCTGCCAAAGAAGCCAGTTATCAGTTAATAGGATTGAGTACCGAACAAAAGAACGAGGCACTTGGAAACATTGCTAAGCAACTTATTATCGATAAAGATATTTTGATGAAAGAAAACCAAAAGGATCTGGAAGAAGGCAGGAAAAAAGGCTTCAGTGAGTCTACATTGGATCGAATTATGTTAAATGCTAACCGTATTGATGACATGGCTGAGGCCATTATGCTTTTAATCGAATTAAATGATCCAGTTGGGGAACAATTGGAGACGATCGAAAAAGAGAATGGTTTATTGATTAAAAAGTTACGGGTGCCGATCGGTGTAATCGGGATGATTTATGAAGCCAGGCCTAACGTGACCATCGATGCAGCTACATTGTCCTTGAAAACGGGGAATGCCGTCATATTAAGAGGCAGCTCGTCAGCCAAAAACTCCAATATGGCACTAGTCTCATCCATTCATAAGGCATTGGAGAATACGGAAATTCCTGTAGAAGCTGTTCAGTTGATCGAGGATACGAGTCGAGAAACCGCTAAGGAACTTTTTCATCTTAATGAGTATTTAGATGTTTTGATTCCACGAGGCGGAAAGAATTTAATTGAAACGGTCATTAAGGAGTCCACTGTTCCGGTTCTTGAAACAGGAGCAGGCAATTGCCATATCTTCATCGATGAGACCGCAGATATCACGATTGTCGAGAAAATTGTCTTAAACGGTAAAACTCAGCGTCCATCCGTATGCAATGCTATCGAGGGGCTTCTGATTCATGAAAAATGGTTTGAAGAAAACGGAGTGCGTATTTTGGAACTCCTGGACGAAAAGGGTATTGAAATATATGGGGATGAAGCGGTTTGCAGCTCCTTTCCAAGAGCCAAAACGGCTACGGAGGAAGATTGGTCAACGGAGTACCTGGCTTTAAAAATCAGCGTGAAAACTGTCAAAGGTGTATTCGATGCGATTGAACATATTAACCGATACGGTACCAAGCATTCTGAAGCAATCCTGACGAGGGATGAACAAAACGCTTCCGCATTTTTGAATAAAGTAGATGCAGCAGCAGTTTATCATAATGCTTCCACCCGTTTTACCGATGGCTTTGAATTTGGTTATGGTGCAGAAATCGGCATTTCGACACAAAAGCTGCATGCACGTGGACCAATGGGTTTACCTGCCTTAACATCAAGCAAGTACTTCATTTACGGCCAGGGGCAAATCCGGGAATGA
- the proB gene encoding glutamate 5-kinase, whose product MEKKRIVVKIGSSSLTNTKGEIDQNKFSDHIQAVAALRKAGHEVVLVSSGAVATGFRKLGYPTRPVTLKGKQAAAAVGQSLLIQSYMEQLGHFGIVPAQILLTRKDFSKKDRYKNAYATLMELLERGILPIINENDTVSVEELTFGDNDMLSALVSGLVHATNLIILTDINGLYDSNPQTNPGAKRFEKLTEVTADLLQMAEGTGSNVGTGGMKSKLIAAQTALSLGVKVFIGSGYGSDKLLTILEGKGDGTYIGNDVLTTVTKNKQWISLHSQVSGKIFVDEGAERALVSNGSSLLPAGIYEIKGVFNKGDVVEVYGANGLLGRGEVLYSDEELKQAMGKRTSELVITSIEVIHRDKWVKA is encoded by the coding sequence ATGGAAAAGAAACGCATCGTTGTAAAAATAGGAAGTAGTTCTTTGACCAACACAAAAGGTGAAATCGACCAAAATAAATTTTCCGATCATATCCAGGCAGTTGCAGCTTTAAGGAAAGCGGGACATGAAGTTGTCCTTGTTTCATCAGGTGCTGTAGCAACAGGTTTTCGTAAGCTCGGCTATCCTACGAGACCTGTCACTCTTAAGGGAAAACAAGCTGCTGCAGCGGTTGGGCAAAGCCTATTGATTCAATCATATATGGAACAGTTGGGTCATTTTGGAATCGTACCTGCGCAGATTTTGTTAACAAGGAAAGATTTCTCGAAAAAGGATAGATATAAAAATGCATATGCGACATTGATGGAATTGCTTGAACGCGGCATCCTTCCGATTATTAATGAAAATGATACAGTATCGGTCGAGGAGTTGACTTTTGGTGATAATGATATGCTATCCGCCTTAGTAAGCGGACTGGTCCACGCCACCAACTTGATCATATTAACGGATATTAATGGGCTCTATGATTCCAATCCACAGACAAATCCAGGGGCGAAACGATTTGAAAAGCTAACCGAAGTAACAGCGGATTTATTGCAAATGGCAGAAGGTACAGGATCCAATGTTGGAACCGGGGGGATGAAATCTAAGTTGATTGCAGCCCAAACTGCATTGTCTCTAGGGGTGAAAGTATTCATTGGTTCTGGTTATGGGAGTGATAAACTTCTAACAATCCTCGAAGGCAAAGGTGATGGCACGTATATTGGGAATGATGTCTTGACGACGGTAACGAAAAACAAACAATGGATATCCCTTCATTCACAAGTATCCGGGAAAATTTTCGTTGATGAAGGCGCCGAGAGGGCTTTAGTTTCAAATGGCAGCAGTCTGCTGCCAGCTGGAATTTACGAAATTAAAGGAGTCTTCAATAAGGGTGATGTTGTCGAAGTCTATGGTGCAAACGGATTATTGGGGCGGGGTGAGGTCCTATACTCAGACGAAGAATTAAAACAGGCGATGGGAAAGAGGACATCCGAGCTTGTGATCACTTCCATAGAAGTGATTCATCGCGATAAATGGGTGAAAGCATAA
- the hmpA gene encoding NO-inducible flavohemoprotein, with the protein MLSQKTIDVIKSTVPVLEVHGTTITTVFYKNLFEAHPELLNVFNHANQKKGRQQNALANTVLAAAKYIDQLETILPAVKQIAQKHRSLAVKAEHYPIVGEFLLGAIKEVLQDSATEEILQAWGEAYGVIADAFISIEKEMYDEASNQVGGWSDFKRFTVAEKVRESDVITSFYLKPSDGEKVPSFLPGQYITIRIEIPGERYLFNRQYSLSDVPGKDYFRISVKKEKPGISPDGRVSNYLHESIQVGDSIDVTAPAGDFTIDLEKRTPAVFLSGGVGITPFMSMVHAIAEQTPERHVQFIHASDNGRLQPFRMELTELAHKLTSYQLSFVFKNPGQDDKNLPNFEKEGYIDKELLSGFVKPEADYYVCGPVPFMKAIITYLKELGIDADKIHYEFFGPAIAL; encoded by the coding sequence ATGCTATCCCAAAAAACTATTGATGTTATCAAATCAACTGTACCTGTATTAGAAGTGCATGGTACAACAATTACAACTGTATTCTATAAAAATCTTTTCGAAGCACATCCTGAATTATTAAATGTTTTTAATCACGCCAATCAAAAAAAGGGACGCCAGCAAAATGCACTGGCCAACACAGTTTTGGCAGCAGCTAAATATATAGATCAACTCGAAACGATATTACCTGCCGTGAAGCAAATAGCACAAAAACACAGAAGTCTTGCCGTTAAAGCCGAACATTATCCCATTGTAGGAGAATTTCTATTAGGTGCAATCAAGGAAGTGTTACAAGATTCAGCTACAGAAGAGATCCTCCAAGCTTGGGGAGAGGCCTATGGAGTCATTGCCGATGCTTTTATTAGCATCGAAAAGGAAATGTACGACGAAGCTTCCAATCAGGTCGGCGGATGGTCTGATTTCAAACGATTCACAGTGGCGGAAAAAGTACGGGAAAGTGACGTAATCACATCCTTTTATTTAAAACCGTCAGATGGAGAGAAGGTTCCATCATTTCTTCCTGGACAATATATTACCATCCGGATCGAGATACCGGGTGAACGTTATCTATTCAACCGTCAATATAGTTTGTCTGATGTTCCGGGAAAAGATTATTTCCGGATTTCCGTTAAAAAAGAAAAGCCGGGAATCTCTCCTGATGGAAGGGTCTCCAACTACTTGCATGAATCCATTCAGGTGGGTGACAGTATTGACGTAACGGCTCCTGCAGGTGATTTCACCATCGATTTGGAAAAACGAACACCGGCAGTATTCTTGAGCGGAGGCGTTGGCATAACACCTTTCATGAGTATGGTCCATGCGATAGCTGAACAAACACCCGAGCGTCATGTACAATTCATTCATGCTTCCGATAATGGCCGGTTACAGCCGTTCAGAATGGAACTGACAGAACTGGCACACAAGCTTACCAGCTATCAATTATCCTTTGTCTTTAAAAATCCGGGCCAGGATGATAAGAACCTGCCGAATTTTGAAAAGGAAGGGTATATCGATAAGGAATTATTGAGCGGTTTTGTTAAACCTGAAGCTGATTATTATGTGTGTGGCCCTGTTCCTTTCATGAAGGCGATCATTACTTATCTAAAAGAGCTGGGGATAGATGCGGATAAAATCCACTATGAGTTCTTCGGCCCGGCAATCGCGTTATAA
- a CDS encoding RrF2 family transcriptional regulator, with the protein MRLTSYSDYSLRVLIYLASHDQSKLSNIKEISEVYQLSKNHLMKIVHNLGKLGYIETIRGRNGGFRLAKSPAEINVGELVRRTEEDFYLVECFKDHDNCVISPVCSLKFVLNNALDAFLKVLDQYTIADFSENKVMLKTYFDSVKKNDEEPDFL; encoded by the coding sequence ATGAGGTTGACGAGTTATTCCGATTACTCACTTAGAGTGTTGATTTACCTGGCTTCCCACGACCAAAGCAAATTATCAAATATTAAAGAGATTTCTGAAGTCTATCAACTGTCTAAAAATCATTTGATGAAGATTGTTCATAATCTTGGAAAATTAGGCTATATCGAGACGATTCGCGGAAGAAATGGCGGATTTCGGCTTGCAAAATCACCCGCTGAAATAAATGTAGGGGAACTTGTACGACGAACCGAGGAGGATTTTTATCTGGTGGAATGTTTTAAAGATCACGATAACTGTGTGATTTCCCCCGTTTGTTCATTGAAATTTGTTCTTAATAATGCCTTGGATGCTTTTCTAAAGGTCCTTGATCAATATACGATTGCAGACTTCAGCGAAAATAAAGTGATGCTCAAAACCTATTTCGATTCGGTAAAAAAGAATGACGAAGAGCCCGATTTTTTATGA
- a CDS encoding HD-GYP domain-containing protein, whose amino-acid sequence MKNRRGKMNNKANTPLTIPKKGGYSLTENHVQPNVMIHERINEASLQMKNIFQDIRKEGKIQLDNIELIKAEVAPVITEAAKNPDIYYLFDEMQAKNEYMYSHNIGVGIIATYLGMKLGLSKENLSALTLAATLHDVGKIRISDSILERPGKLTAAEYEEMKLHTIYGYELLKNIPGILPSIALTALQHHEREDGQGYPLGLKGNDIDHHAKIVAIADVFHAMSSNRVYHQAMPFYKVIEQMNSDMFGKFNPEILLEFVKRLMSTLVGKEVMLTNERIGTIVMINPYDPLKALLKTSTGIMDLRMEKEWQIERIIGY is encoded by the coding sequence GAAAAATAGAAGAGGGAAGATGAATAATAAAGCGAATACGCCTCTTACCATCCCTAAAAAAGGTGGATATTCATTAACGGAAAATCATGTACAGCCTAACGTAATGATTCATGAAAGAATCAACGAAGCTTCTCTTCAAATGAAAAACATCTTTCAAGATATACGTAAAGAAGGAAAAATACAGCTTGATAATATTGAATTGATTAAAGCCGAAGTAGCACCTGTCATTACAGAAGCTGCAAAGAATCCTGATATTTATTACCTTTTCGATGAGATGCAAGCAAAAAACGAGTACATGTATAGTCATAATATCGGTGTCGGAATCATTGCCACTTATCTGGGGATGAAGCTTGGATTATCGAAAGAAAACCTCTCAGCCCTAACATTGGCAGCCACGCTGCATGACGTGGGTAAAATAAGGATTTCGGATAGTATATTGGAAAGACCGGGTAAACTGACTGCGGCAGAATATGAAGAAATGAAGCTCCATACCATTTATGGGTATGAATTACTTAAAAATATCCCTGGAATCCTTCCATCGATTGCATTAACAGCCCTACAGCACCATGAACGTGAAGATGGGCAAGGCTATCCACTTGGGCTGAAGGGGAATGATATCGATCATCATGCGAAAATCGTAGCAATAGCTGATGTTTTCCATGCGATGTCCTCAAATCGTGTATATCATCAGGCCATGCCGTTTTATAAGGTGATTGAACAAATGAACAGCGATATGTTCGGTAAATTCAATCCGGAAATCCTGCTGGAATTTGTAAAGCGTTTAATGTCCACATTGGTCGGAAAAGAAGTCATGCTTACTAATGAACGAATCGGGACGATCGTTATGATCAATCCATACGATCCCCTTAAAGCTTTATTGAAAACCAGTACGGGGATCATGGATTTGCGAATGGAAAAGGAATGGCAGATCGAACGAATCATCGGTTATTGA